CCCACCATTGAAAAAATATTAAGTAACCGTTTTTTAGCTTTCGGATAGTCTGCCAAGGCGCCGAGCACGGGCGCTAGAATAGAGACTAACAACGTCCCCAGACTATTCGCATAACCCCAATAGGCAGTTGCATTAGCTGGGGTGACGCCACTACTTTGCGCGACCGCTTTAAAATAAACCGGCAACACCGCCGTCGTCACAATAATCCCATAGCCAGAGTTGGCCCAATCATAAAAGATCCAACTCCACTGCTGCTTATTAAACTTCATCCAAGCCCTCCTTAAAAATGCCATCTAAACATTTACCAGGGAGCGACTCGTTAAAATGTAACCCTAATAATCGGGCAAACGTCGGCGCCTCATCAACTAAGTTCGCTTGTTCAATCGTCACCCCAGCCTTGACTGCCGGACCGTTCAACACCAAGGTTGTCTGATAATCAGGCTTCGTTGGGTCATACCCATGAACACCATGATAACGATCTGGTTGACCTAACGTCGCTGGATGGACCGGTTCAACTACTGCTGGTCGCCGGCTCTCATCCGTAAAGTAATACCCGGCTTCAGCTTCTACCATGAAGGTACACGTAGGGTCAGCCCCTCTTTGTGCAGCCTGTTTGCCATCAATAATCGTTTCCACGCCAGTAACTTGACTAATCAGGGCTTTTAACCGCGCTAAATCATCAAAATCGCGCGTATAAATATAAGTCGCCCCATCAGCGGTCTTCGCCATGACGGACCAATCATCTTCAAAGGTCTGGTCAGGCCGCGGGGTTAACCACCCCTGTTGTGCAAATAACGTATTCAGATGAATCATCTGATCAACATTAATCTGATAATGATCTCCTAAAATCGCAAAGTTCGTATCCGCAAACGTGCCCGCAGCTTTAGTGGCTTGAATTAATTGACCAACATGGGCGTCTAACCGCCGTAAGGCCGCCATGGCTTCCTTAGAACGGACCCCATAGCGATGCCGCATACTGTCCATATCGACTAAATGAATTAACGTCAGCTTGGGCTGCTTATGTGTGATCGTATCCACTGCACATGCCGTAATAAACTCATCTAGTTGGGGCTGTTTAATGCCATGCCGCAAATGACCATAACGATGGTTCATTTGTAATAAAAATAATGGTGAACTCGCCTTTAAGGAGACTAAAACTTGGTTAGTCCAGATGCGATTTGGAAAAATTTCCGCTAAATTGTATGTAATTTTACTACCAGCCGTCACTGGCCATAAAAAAGCGGCCGTGGTCATTTTCTTTTGTCGCGCTAAATCATACAAAGTCGGGACTTTTACATCTTTTTGATACCAATACCAGTCTGGTGACCGCCGTTGTGGTTGTAACTTGGTATTGTTCACAATCCCATGTGTGCTTGGATATTGACCCGTAATGATTGTTGTATGTGATGGATAGGTCAACGTTGGATAAATCCCCGTCACAGCTTTAACCCAAGCGCCACCCGTCATTAATTGATTTAGAACTGGTAATTCTGCTTGATGCTCGCGGAGGTCGCGAAAGCCCAACGCATCTAACGAGATTACCACTAAATGCTGATTTGTTGCCATGTTTACCGCCCCTTTGTAACGTTTTAATACTTGAAATTATACCGCAGAATAGCCACCGGTGTCAGCCAATTCTAAGTCAAACTGGGTTTAACTAAGCAAAAGGTGGCGCGTTAGTCACCGCCAATCGCCCCCCCTTTTTGCCGCAAAAAAGCGTTTGGAGACAGCCCAAACGCCAGTTGCTTCATTTAAATTTCGTCTGCCAAAAACCCTTGTCGCTGTAGCCATCGTACTGCCAATGGTACCCAATGGGCCGCTTGGTCGTCTAAATATTTCGCTTTGTGCGGTTTTTTCGTCACGTGGTTCGCTAAAGCCAGACCATGAATACCACTGCCAAAAAGATGGTATTCAGTTGCAACGCCCGCTTGTAACAACGCTTGAACATACTGAATTGAATTTAGTGCTGGGACTAACGCATCCGTGGCCGTTTGCCAAACAAAGGCCGGCTTCGTGGCGGCCGTAACTAACTTTTGTGCGGCCCATAAGGTTTGATCTGGCGTTATTTTTTGGCGCTCCGCCGCCGTGGCTGGAAAACCAGCCGTCAAATCAATTACCGGATACCCTAGAATAACCGCCGCATGGTGCCCCGTATATTGATCTAACTGATAGCGCGCTCGTAAGGTTGGCGTTGTTGCCACCCCATTGAATGCCGCTACTACCTGACCGCCCGCTGAAAATCCCGTTAAAATAATTCGCTCAGGATCAACGTGGTGTGCTTGGGCCTGACTAGTGACCCAGGCAATCGTCTGGGCGACTTGCTGTAGGGCTCGCGGATAAACGGCCGTCGTCGCCGTGGCTAATTGATACTCTAAAACCACCGTATGCATGCCTTCTGCCATAAACCGGGTGGCAATTGGTGCCTCCTCACGTCCCGAATGAAACGTAAAACCACCACCGGGAC
This genomic window from Lactobacillus sp. CBA3606 contains:
- a CDS encoding alkaline phosphatase family protein; this translates as MATNQHLVVISLDALGFRDLREHQAELPVLNQLMTGGAWVKAVTGIYPTLTYPSHTTIITGQYPSTHGIVNNTKLQPQRRSPDWYWYQKDVKVPTLYDLARQKKMTTAAFLWPVTAGSKITYNLAEIFPNRIWTNQVLVSLKASSPLFLLQMNHRYGHLRHGIKQPQLDEFITACAVDTITHKQPKLTLIHLVDMDSMRHRYGVRSKEAMAALRRLDAHVGQLIQATKAAGTFADTNFAILGDHYQINVDQMIHLNTLFAQQGWLTPRPDQTFEDDWSVMAKTADGATYIYTRDFDDLARLKALISQVTGVETIIDGKQAAQRGADPTCTFMVEAEAGYYFTDESRRPAVVEPVHPATLGQPDRYHGVHGYDPTKPDYQTTLVLNGPAVKAGVTIEQANLVDEAPTFARLLGLHFNESLPGKCLDGIFKEGLDEV
- a CDS encoding alpha/beta hydrolase, with the protein product MQVEQHTLMSDGQPFQVTATWLDQITDFDTPVAYPVMIICPGGGFTFHSGREEAPIATRFMAEGMHTVVLEYQLATATTAVYPRALQQVAQTIAWVTSQAQAHHVDPERIILTGFSAGGQVVAAFNGVATTPTLRARYQLDQYTGHHAAVILGYPVIDLTAGFPATAAERQKITPDQTLWAAQKLVTAATKPAFVWQTATDALVPALNSIQYVQALLQAGVATEYHLFGSGIHGLALANHVTKKPHKAKYLDDQAAHWVPLAVRWLQRQGFLADEI